A stretch of Arcobacter sp. F2176 DNA encodes these proteins:
- a CDS encoding CrcB family protein, which yields MTLSWQTILAVGCGGFFGAISRVYITHNMNLSMKSEFPWGVLTVNVVGSFIIGVLFAIFLHYTVSDTLKSFLTTGFLGAFTTYSTFAIESYFLLNTSIFLATTSMFLNLFGTIVAAGGGYKLIHFLLR from the coding sequence ATGACATTATCATGGCAAACAATTTTAGCAGTTGGATGTGGAGGCTTTTTTGGGGCAATTTCTAGGGTTTATATAACTCATAATATGAATTTATCTATGAAGTCAGAATTTCCTTGGGGCGTTTTAACTGTGAATGTTGTAGGAAGTTTCATTATTGGCGTTTTATTTGCAATTTTTTTACATTACACAGTTTCAGATACTTTGAAATCTTTTTTAACTACAGGTTTTTTAGGAGCCTTTACTACTTATTCAACTTTCGCAATTGAGAGTTACTTTTTGCTTAATACTTCAATTTTTCTTGCAACTACAAGTATGTTCTTAAATCTTTTTGGGACAATCGTAGCAGCTGGTGGAGGATATAAACTTATTCACTTTTTGCTTAGATAA